A region of Sparus aurata chromosome 8, fSpaAur1.1, whole genome shotgun sequence DNA encodes the following proteins:
- the LOC115586119 gene encoding E3 ubiquitin-protein ligase TRIM39-like yields the protein LTEDQFLCSICLDVFTDPVTIPCGHNFCKTCITKQWDKNVRCQCPNCKKIFNTRPELQVNTFISEMAAQFRQSAQQRASSSSSEQQVSKPGEVPCDVCTGTKLKALKSCLVCLVSYCETHLEPHLTMSGLKRHQLIDPVENLEGRMCTKHDKLLELFCKTDQMCVCMLCTVLDHKTHDVVPLKEEYEGKKAELGKRDAEIQQMIQKRRLKIQEMKCSVELSKKDADREIAAGVQVFSALKESVERSQAELINTIKEKQRETEKQAEGFIKELEQEISELEKRSSDVKQLSSSKENIFVHFQGSPSLNTAPPTKDWTGVSVHPPSYEGTVVRAVNQLEEMLSKQMKTLFEAELKRVQQYAVDVTLDPDTAHPQLILSDDRKHVFCCDVRKNLPDNPERFNTCACVLAKQSFSSGRFYYEVQVKEKTKWDLGVARESINRKGHLKLYPQDGYWTIWLRNSIEYRAGAGPSVRLSLKCRPEKVGVFVDYEEGLVSFYDVDAAALIYSFTGCCFTQKLYPYFGSGRNDGDKNSAPLIISPFNFTE from the coding sequence ctgactgaagatcagtttctgtgctccatctgtctggatgtgttcactgatccagtcaccataccatgtggacacaacttctgtaaaacctgcattACTAAACAATGGGATAAAAATGTTAGGTGTCAGTGTCCCAACTGTAAAAAGATTTTCAACACCAGACCTGAACTGCaggtcaacacgttcatctctgagatggctgctcagttcagacagtcagctcaacagagagccagcagcagcagctcagagcaacaagtttccaaaccaggagaagttccctgtgacgtctgcactggaaccaaactgaaggccctgaagtcctgcctggtgtgtctggtctcctactgtgagactcacctggagcctcatctgacaatgtcaggcctgaaaagacatcagcttatcgaccctgtggagaacctggaaggcaggatgtgtacgaagcacgataaactgctggagctgttctgtaagaccgaccagatgtgtgtctgcatgctctgcactGTTTTGGATcacaagacacatgatgttgttcctctgaaagaagaatatgaaggaaagaaggccgAGCTGGGGAAGAGAGacgctgaaattcagcagatgatccagaagagacgactgaagattCAGGAGATGAAGtgctcagtggagctcagtaagaaagatgcagacagagagatagcagctggtgttcaggtcttcagcgctctgaaggagtctgttgagagaagccaggccgagctcatcaacaccatcaaagagaagcagagagagacagagaaacaggctgaaggcttcatcaaagagctggaacaggaaatctctgagctggagaagagaagctctgacGTGAAGCAGCTCTCAAGTTCTAAAGAGAACATCTTCGTCCACTTCCAAGGCTCCCCATCCCTGAACactgctccacccaccaaggactggacaggagtcagcgtccatccaccttcatatgaggggactgtggtgagagctgtgaatcagtTGGAGGAGAtgctcagtaaacagatgaagacGCTGTTTGAGGccgagctgaagagggtccagcagtatgcagtggatgtgacacttgatcctgatacagcacatccccaactcatcctgtctgatgataGGAAACACGTTTTCTGCTGTGATGTAAGGAAGAATCTCccagacaacccagagagatttAATACATGTGCCTGTGTcttagcaaagcagagtttctcttcaggaagattttattatgaggttcaGGTTAAAGAGAAGACTAAgtgggatttaggagtggccagagagtcAATCAACAGGAAGGGACATCTTAAACTATATCCTCAGGATGGTTACTGGACGATATGGTTGAGGAATTCAATTGAGTACAGAGCTGGTGCTGGTCCTtcagtccgtctctctctgaagtgtcggcctgagaaggtgggggtgtttgtggattatgaggagggtctggtctccttttatgacgttgatgctgcagctcttatctactcctttactggctgctgcttcactcagaaactctacccATACTTTGGTTCTGGTCGTAATGATGGTGataaaaactctgctcctctgatcatctctccttTCAATTTTactgagtag
- the LOC115587161 gene encoding E3 ubiquitin-protein ligase TRIM21-like: protein MSTASCLLTEDQFLCSICLDVFTDPVTIPCGHNFCKTCITKHWDKNDCQCPNCKKTFYTRPELQVNTFISEMAAHSSEHQVSKPGEVPCDVCTGTELKALKSCLVCQASYCETHLEPHLTMSGLKRHQLIDPVENLEGSMCTKHDKLLELFCKTDQMCVCMLCSISDHKTHDVVPLKEEYEGKKAELGKTDAEIQQMIQKRWLKIQEMKRSVELSKKDADREIAAGVQVFSALKESVERSQAKLINNIKEKQRETEKQAEGFIKELEQEISELEKRSSEVEKLSSYKESLITFQSSPSLNAAPPTKDWTGVSVRPPSYEGTVVRAVNQLEETLSKQMKNLFKAELKRVQQYAVDVTLDPDTAQPKLVLSDDGKQVEHGDVKKNLQDNPQRFYPCPCVLSKQSFSSGRFYYEVQVKMKTKWDLGVARESINRKGNITLSPHDGYWMICLRNKNEYYACAEPPVRLSLKCRPEKVGVFVDYEEGLVSFYDVDAAALIYSFTGCCFTHKLYPYFSPGLNDGGKNSAPLIISPVNYTE from the exons atgtctactgccagctgtctgctgactgaagatcagtttctgtgctccatctgtctggatgtgttcactgatccagtcaccataccatgtggacacaacttctgtaaaacctgcatcactaaACACTGGGATAAAAATGATTGTCAGTGTCCCAACTGTAAAAAGACTTTCTACACCAGACCTGAGCTGCaggtcaacacgttcatctctgagatggctgctca cagctcagagcatcaagtttccaaaccaggagaagttccctgtgacgtctgcactggaaccgaactgaaggccctgaagtcctgcctggtgtgtcaggcctcctactgtgagactcacctggagcctcatctgacaatgtcaggcctgaaaagacatcagctgatcgaccctgtggagaacctggaaggcAGCATGTGTACgaagcacgataaactgctggagctgttctgtaagaccgaccagatgtgtgtctgcatgctctgcagtatttcagaccacaagacacatgatgttgttcctctgaaagaagaatatgaaggaaagaaggcTGAGCTGGGGAAGACAGAtgctgaaattcagcagatgatccagaagagatGGCTGAAGATTCAAGAGATGAagcgctcagtggagctcagtaaaaaagatgcagacagagagatagcagctggtgttcaggtcttcagcgctctgaaggagtctgttgagagaagccaggccaAGCTCATCAACAacatcaaagagaagcagagagagacagagaaacaggctgaaggcttcatcaaagagctggaacaggaaatctctgagctggagaagagaagctctgaggtggagAAGCTCTCAAGTTATAAAGAGAGTCTCATCACCTTCCAGAGCTCCCCATCACTGAAcgctgctccacccaccaaggactggacaggagtcagtgtccgtccaccttcatatgaggggactgtggtgagagctgtgaatcagctggaggagacgctcagtaaacagatgaagaatcTGTTTAAGgctgagctgaagagggtccagcagtatgcagtggatgtgacactcgatcctgatacagcacaaCCCAAACTCgtcctgtctgatgatggaaaacaagttgAACATGGTGATGTAAAGAAGAATCTCCAAGACAACCCACAGAGATTTTATCCTTGTCCCTGTGTCTTAtcaaagcagagtttctcttctggaagattttattatgaggttcaagttaaaatgaagactaagtgggatttaggagtggccagagagtcgatcaacaggaagggaaaCATCACACTGTCTCCTCATGATGGTTACTGGATGATATGTTTGAGGAATAAAAACGAGTACTATGCTTGTGCTGAACCTccagtccgtctctctctgaagtgtcggcctgagaaggtgggggtgtttgtggattatgaggagggtctggtctccttttatgacgttgatgctgcagctcttatctactcctttactggGTGCTGCTTCACTCACAAACTCTACCCATACTTCAGTCCCGGTCTTAATGATGGTGGTAAAaattctgctcctctgatcatctctcctgtcaattacactgagtag
- the LOC115586966 gene encoding E3 ubiquitin-protein ligase TRIM21-like, whose protein sequence is MSAASCLLTEDQVLCSICLDVFTDPVSTPCGHNFCKTCITKHWDENDKCPNCKKTFNTRPELEVNTFISEMAAQFRQSAQQKASSSSSEQQVSKPGEVPCDICTGTKLKALKSCLLCLVSYCETHLEPHLTKSGLKRHQLIDPVTNLEDRMCTRHDKLLELFCKTDQLCVCMLCSDLDHKTHDVVPLKEEYERKKAELGRRDAEIKQMIQKRQLKLQEMKRSVELSKKDADREIAASVQVFTALKESVERSQAEIINTIKEKQRKTEKQAEGFIKELEQEISELEKRSSEVKELSTTKDWTGVSVRPPSYEGTVVRAVNQLEETLSKQMKKLPEMKRVQQYAVDVTLDPDTAHPNLILSDDRKQVHDSDVKKTLPGNPERFNKCVNVLSKQSFSSRRFYYEVQVKGKTDWDLGVARESINRKGHIELSPENGYWTIGLRNKNEYKAFAGPDIHLSLRCQPEKLGVFVDYEEGLVSFYDVDAAALIYSFTGCCFTQKLYPYFGPFPNDGGKNSAPLIISPVNHTE, encoded by the exons tgctgccagctgtctgctgactgaggATCAggttctgtgctccatctgtctggatgtgttcactgatccagtcagcacaccatgtggacacaacttctgtaaaacctgcatcactaaacactgggatgaaaatgacaagtgtCCCAACTGTAAAAAGACTTTCAACACCAGACCTGAACTGGaggtcaacacgttcatctctgagatggctgctcagttcagacagtcagctcaacagaaagccagcagcagcagctcagagcaacaagtttccaaaccaggagaagttccctgtgacatctgcactggaaccaaactgaaggccctgaagtcctgcctgtTGTGTCTGgtctcctactgtgagactcacctggagcctcatctgacaaagtcaggcctgaaaagacatcagttGATCGACCCTGTGACGAACCTGGAAGACAGGATGTGTACGAGgcacgataaactgctggagctgttctgtaagaccgaccagttgtgtgtctgcatgctctgctctgatttagaccacaagacacatgatgttgttcctctgaaagaagaatatgaaaGAAAGAAGGCCGAGCTGGGGAGGAGAGATGCTGAAATTAAGCAGATGATTCAGAAGAGACAACTGAAGCTACAGGAAATGAAAcgctcagtggagctcagtaagaaagatgcagacagagagatagcagctagTGTTCAGGTCTTCAccgctctgaaggagtctgttgagagaagccaggccgagatcatcaacaccatcaaagagaagcagagaaagacagagaaacaggctgaaggcttcatcaaagagctggaacaggaaatctctgagctggagaagagaagctctgaggtgaAGGAGCTCTCAA ccaccaaggactggacaggagtcagcgtccgtccaccttcatatgaagggactgtggtgagagctgtgaatcagctggaggagacgctcagtaaacagatgaagaaacTGCCTGAGatgaagagggtccagcagtatgcagtggatgtgacactcgatcctgatacagcacatcccaacctcatcctgtctgatgatcGAAAACAAGTTCATGATAGCGATGTAAAGAAAACACTTCCAGGCAACCCAGAgagatttaataaatgtgttaatgttttatcaaagcagagtttctcttcaagaagattttattatgaggttcaagttaaagGGAAGACTGACTGGGATTTAGGAGTTgccagagagtcgatcaacaggaagggacACATCGAACTGTCTCCTGAGAATGGTTACTGGACGATAGGtttgaggaataaaaatgaatacaaagcTTTTGCTGGTCCTGACATTCATCTCAGTCTGAGATGTCAGCCTGAGAAgctgggggtgtttgtggattatgaggagggtctggtctccttttatgacgttgatgctgcagctcttatctactcctttactggctgctgcttcactcagaaactctacccATACTTTGGTCCATTTCCTAATGATGgtggtaaaaactctgctcctctgatcatctctcctgtcaatcacactgagtag